In Gymnogyps californianus isolate 813 chromosome 1, ASM1813914v2, whole genome shotgun sequence, the following are encoded in one genomic region:
- the ALG8 gene encoding probable dolichyl pyrophosphate Glc1Man9GlcNAc2 alpha-1,3-glucosyltransferase produces MAAGGRSWFRALALGVSFLKCLLIPAYYSTDFEVHRNWLAITHNLPLSQWYYEATSEWTLDYPPFFAWFEYALSHVAKYFDPKMLVIENLNYTSRATIFFQRFSVIFTDILFIYAVRECCRCVNGKRAAKDILEKPTFILAVLLLWNFGLLIVDHIHFQYNGFLFGLMLLSVARLCQKRYLEGALLFAVLLHFKHIYMYVAPAYGIYLLRSYCFTANNADGSLKWRSFSLLHVTLLGLIVCLVSALSLGPFIVLGQLPQVISRLFPFKRGLCHAYWAPNFWALYNAMDKALTIFGLKCNFLDPTKIPKASMTGGLVQEFQHTVLPSVTPLATLICTFISILPSVFCLWFKPQGPRGFLQCLVLCALSSFMFGWHVHEKAILLAILPLSLLSVQRAKDAGIYLILTTTGHFSLFPLLFTPPELPIKILLMLLFTVYSFSSLKSLFRRERPLLNWLETIYLVQLVPLEIFCEIIFPLTPWKPHFPFVPLLLTSVYCALGVTYAWLKLYVSVLTERISLRQKAE; encoded by the exons atggcggcgggcggccggAGCTGGTTCCGCGCCCTGGCGCTCGGCGTGTCCTTCCTCAAGTGCCTCCTCATCCCCGCGTA TTATTCCACAGATTTTGAAGTACATAGGAATTGGCTTGCCATCACTCACAACTTACCCCTCTCTCAGTGGTACTATGAA gCAACTTCAGAATGGACCCTGGATTATCCACCATTTTTTGCCTGGTTTGAATATGCGCTTTCGCACGTTGCCAAGTACTTTGACCCCAAGATGTTGGTTATCGAAAATCTAAATTACACCAGTCGTGCAACCATCTTCTTCCAAagattttctgtcatctttacAGATATCCTTTTCATATATGCAGTTCGTGA GTGCTGCAGATGTGTAAATGGAAAACGAGCTGCAAAGGATATCCTGGAAAAACCAACATTTATTCTTGCCGTTCTGCTCTTGTGGAATTTTGGGTTGTTAATTGTGGATC ATATTCACTTCCAGTACAACGGCTTTCTGTTTGGGCTGATGCTTCTTTCTGTTGCCCGACTATGCCAG aaaagaTACTTGGAGGGCgctcttctttttgctgttcttctgcatttcaaacaCATCTACATGTATGTGGCCCCAGCATATGGCATTTACTTGCTGCGATCCTATTGTTTTACTGCAAATAACGCAG ATGGATCGCTGAAGTGGAGAAGTTTCAGCTTGCTTCATGTAACTCTTCTGGGATTGATTGTCTGtcttgtttctgctctttcattGGGCCCCTTCATAGTATTG ggACAGCTGCCTCAAGTCATTTCACgactttttcctttcaagagaGGCCTCTGCCATGCTTATTGGGCCCCTAACTTCTGGGCTTTGTACAATGCCATGGATAAAGCACTAACAATTTTTG gtTTAAAGTGTAATTTTCTTGATCCCACAAAAATTCCTAAAGCCTCAATGACAGGAGGGCTGGTTCAAGAATTTCAGCATACTGTCCTCCCTTCTGTGACTCCACTGGCAACGTTAATCTGTACTTTCATATCTATATTG ccctctgttttctgtctttggttTAAACCTCAAGGGCCCAGAGGCTTTCTGCAGTGCCTTGTTCTTTGTGCGTTGAGCTCCTTCATGTTTGGCTGGCACGTGCACGAAAAAGCAATACTCCTTGCTATTCTGCCTTTAAG CTTGTTGTCTGTTCAGAGAGCGAAGGATGCTGGCATCTACTTGATTCTGACAACTACAGGGCATTTCTCACTTTTTCCATTGTTGTTCACGCCGCCAG AACTTCCGATTAAAATACTGCTTATGCTGCTGTTTACTGTTTATAGCTTCTCTTCGTTGAAATCACTGTTCAG GAGAGAGAGGCCTCTCCTTAACTGGCTTGAAACAATCTACCTCGTCCAACTAGTGCCTTTGGAAATCTTCTGTGAGATTATATTTCCTCTGACCCCCTGGAAACCGCACTTTCCTTTTGTCCCTCTGTTGCTGACCTCCGTATACTGTGCTCTGGGCGTCACGTACGCTTGGCTGAAACTCTACGTCTCTGTCTTGACTGAGAGAATTTCTCTTAGACAAAAGGCCGAGTAA